From a region of the Apium graveolens cultivar Ventura unplaced genomic scaffold, ASM990537v1 ctg3316, whole genome shotgun sequence genome:
- the LOC141701081 gene encoding uncharacterized protein LOC141701081 encodes MARRTYTNALAIGTQNENIIKTKENDEKQVVTLNGDKKIHVTSNLHPLYLSNNDHPGLVLISKKLIGTDKFGLWSMTTVLSAKNKLGLVNGTLPKPNDDSPLKNQWERVNDMLISWILNTISDDIKNGMDFVQSAQEVLKELHEQFSGINGHRVYQILKDLHALEQYD; translated from the coding sequence ATGGCAAGAAGAACATATACAAATGCTCTTGCGATTGGTACACAGAATGAAAACATAATCAAAACTAAAGAAAATGATGAAAAACAAGTAGTAACTCTAAATGGAGATAAGAAAATTCATGTTACTTCCAATCTACATCCTCTCTATCTTTCTAATAATGATCATCCTGGCTTGGTGTTGATTTCTAAGAAACTAATAGGGACTGATAAGTTTGGACTCTGGTCTATGACCACTGTTCTTTCTGCTAAAAATAAGTTAGGACTTGTTAATGGCACTCTACCCAAACCGAATGATGATTCTCCTTTGAAAAATCAATGGGAAAGAGTCAATGATATGCTTATTAGTTGGATCTTAAACACGATTTCTGATGATATTAAAAATGGAATGGATTTTGTGCAATCAGCTCAAGAAGTATTGAAGGAATTACATGAACAGTTTTCTGGCATAAATGGTCATCGAGTTTATCAAATTTTAAAAGATTTGCATGCTTTGGAACAATATGATTAG